Proteins from one Mercurialis annua linkage group LG7, ddMerAnnu1.2, whole genome shotgun sequence genomic window:
- the LOC126655103 gene encoding zinc finger protein CONSTANS-LIKE 12 — translation MEPLCDFCEMVRAVVYCKSDAAKLCLHCDGVIHNANALSRRHPRSLLCDKCNSQPAILRCLNDKLSICQNCDWSNANGCLNSGHHHQPLSCYTGRPSLSEFSRIWSSVLEAPPSVNNGYDPGGLGSLPGNESSIISGDNESSFGRDHHQLGWIPDQNCLSNATDQLPVLSDELNMPKGCSEFKDLGIHDDDLCGGLNIDDVALEFENGDELFGCQNSRFQQISADDCILLEKNLSVTESNCPVENAIEVSSSGTLQSSQVVHPINSGLYINRSCNRSMNLGYSAATVQVPSGISISLSNITGESSATDYQDCGLSPFLANEAPWEFPMDTTCPQARDKAKMRYNEKKKTRRYHKQIRYASRKARADTRKRVKGRFVKAGEEYDYDPLLEDIFDKSLPINFDDNCDIHINTQIDKIG, via the exons ATGGAGCCATTGTGTGATTTTTGTGAGATGGTAAGAGCAGTAGTTTATTGCAAATCAGATGCAGCAAAGCTGTGTCTCCACTGCGATGGAGTTATACACAATGCCAACGCCTTATCGCGCAGGCATCCCCGTTCGCTTCTCTGCGATAAATGCAATTCACAGCCCGCGATTCTCAGATGCTTGAACGACAAGTTATCTATCTGTCAGAATTGTGACTGGAGTAATGCTAATGGCTGTTTAAACTCAGGCCATCATCACCAGCCTTTGAGTTGTTATACAGGCAGGCCGTCTCTGTCGGAGTTTTCGAGAATCTGGTCGTCTGTTCTTGAGGCGCCACCTTCTGTTAATAACGGTTATGATCCTGGAGGATTGGGATCTTTGCCTGGAAATGAGAGTTCTATTATTAGTGGGGATAATGAGAGCAGTTTTGGTAGAGATCATCATCAATTGGGTTGGATACCGGATCAGAATTGCTTATCTAACGCTACGGATCAACTGCCTGTTTTGTCTGATGAATTGAACATGCCCAAG GGTTGCTCTGAGTTTAAGGATCTTGGGATTCATGATGATGATCTATGTGGAGGTCTGAATATAGATGATGTTGCATTGGAATTTGAAAATGGCGACGAGCTATTCGGATGTCAAAATAGCAGATTTCAGCAGATATCAGCAGATGACTGCATTTTACTCGAGAAGAATTTATCCGTTACGGAATCCAATTGTCCTGTTGAGAATGCTATAGAG GTATCATCATCAGGAACTTTGCAGTCAAGTCAAGTGGTGCATCCAATAAACAGTGGCTTGTATATAAATAGAAGCTGCAACAGAAGCATGAATCTTGGATATTCTGCTGCTACTGTACAAGTTCCTTCAGGCATATCTATCTCACTGTCTAACATTACGGGCGAAAGCAGCGCAACCGACTACCAAGACTGTGGACTATCCCCGTTTTTAGCTAACGAAGCGCCATGGGAGTTTCCTATGGATACCACCTGCCCTCAAGCGAGGGACAAGGCGAAGATGAGATACAACGAAAAGAAGAAAACCCGAAG GTATCATAAGCAAATCAGATATGCGTCTCGTAAAGCCAGAGCTGATACTAGAAAACGTGTGAAAGGCAGATTTGTAAAAGCTGGTGAAGAATATGATTATGACCCACTTCTTGAAGACATATTTGACAAATCTTTGCCCATTAACTTTGATGACAACTGTGATATTCATATCAACACTCAAATTGATAAG ATTGGATGA